In Daucus carota subsp. sativus chromosome 4, DH1 v3.0, whole genome shotgun sequence, one DNA window encodes the following:
- the LOC135152333 gene encoding uncharacterized protein LOC135152333 has product MSTTPTNPDEGNQNQGRDQEDPTMTQILRLLQLQTAALNQQPQAPRVGSFKAFQSLHPPEFRGTTDPIKAKTWIKEMEKAFSLTEVGENKKTEYASFYLKDEANFWWESTKTLEGNGIITWERFTELFLEKYLPQYLQDQLEVKFLELKQEGMTVAEYEAKFSELARFVPEYVNTEHKKAKRFQQGLKSWIRSRVSVFELQTYAAVVQKAMIVEGESEMSKRENDSKKRKFERSEESQGQSSGKSKGKFRKGSDNPTNKGFQGSKPGNVGQSNRFSGQNQQQKGNRPPAPECKTCGRKHSGICNKPNITCFKCNKKGHYSSECTSTSGKKGVTCFKCGKLGHMARDCKEPVQQANVLRIAGSPTPTPPVQPRARTFNMTMKDAVQDSDVVADSKDEVAKLKKGKAPLGDS; this is encoded by the coding sequence ATGTCAACCACACCAACAAACCCAGATGAGGGTAATCAGAATCAAGGTCGGGATCAAGAAGACCCTACCATGACTCAAATTCTCCGTCTTCTTCAGCTGCAAACCGCTGCTTTGAACCAGCAGCCCCAAGCTCCTCGAGTCGGAAGCTTTAAAGCTTTCCAATCCCTCCACCCACCTGAATTTAGGGGAACTACAGATCCAATTAAAGCGAAAACCTGGATAAAGGAAATGGAAAAAGCTTTTTCTTTAACGGAGGTGGGTGAAAATAAGAAAACGGAATATGCAAGTTTCTACCTGAAAGACGAGGCAAATTTTTGGTGGGAGTCCACCAAGACCTTAGAAGGAAATGGTATTATTACGTGGGAAAGGTTTACGgagttatttttggaaaagtatCTACCTCAATACTTACAAGATCAGTTGGAAGTTAAGTTTTTAGAATTGAAACAGGAAGGTATGACTGTGGCAGAATATGAGGCAAAGTTTTCAGAATTGGCAAGGTTTGTGCCAGAATATGTGAATACGGAACACAAAAAGGCAAAACGGTTTCAACAAGGACTTAAGTCATGGATACGTAGTCGAGTGTCAGTTTTTGAGCTTCAAACATATGCTGCAGTGGTTCAGAAGGCTATGATTGTGGAAGGTGAAAGTGAGATGTCAAAAAGAGAGAACGAtagtaagaaaagaaaatttgaaaggtCTGAAGAAAGTCAAGGGCAATCAAGTGGAAAGTCTAAAGGTAAATTCAGGAAAGGTTCTGACAACCCAACCAATAAAGGATTTCAAGGATCCAAGCCCGGAAATGTTGGACAGAGTAACCGTTTCTCCGGTCAGAATCAGCAACAGAAAGGTAATAGACCTCCGGCCCCAGAATGTAAGACTTGTGGGAGGAAGCATTCTGGAATCTGTAACAAGCCTAACATCACATGCTTCAAATGTAACAAGAAGGGTCATTATTCTTCAGAATGTACTAGTACTTCGGGCAAGAAGGGCGTGACATGTTTTAAGTGTGGCAAGTTGGGCCATATGGCAAGAGATTGCAAGGAGCCTGTTCAACAAGCAAATGTTCTGAGGATAGCTGGATCACCAACACCGACACCTCCAGTACAACCAAGAGCCAGAACTTTTAATATGACGATGAAAGATGCTGTTCAGGACTCAGATGTGGTTGCAG